CAAGCATAAGAAACCCAAGAAGTCCGATGAGCCGGGGTTGATAAAATGGATTTTGTACACTGCTGGGTAGATTGTTGATTTCCCGACCCAGAGTCGAAATGAAAGCAATGAAACATTAATCCTCACACTTGCTTATGACGATTCTTGAGTATTGGTGAGTTTGATGTGTCCCAGCTGGCCTTATGAATCATGAAACTGTCATTCGAAGCAATTCTGAGCGAACCTTGGTGACTGGGGTTGTGGTGGTATGTCTGCGCCCGTTGTGATATTATTAGACCATTTAATCCTGATATTGGCTCCCATTAAACTCTTGGAGGGCCTTTATTTAATCTCCAGTTGAGGCGGAGTAGCTTTGTGTTACGGGTTCTCTCGTGTTCACGTCAGCCAGACATACATCATCCCTCTCCCACCAATAATATCGGTAACACGAGTCTGCATGTGACGGTCTATTCTACCACTAAGAGTTGACTTAATTTCTCCTGTCCTGTAAGTAAGCAGTTTGGTGTAATCGTGCTAAAGCGTTTGTTGGAGTTCTGGCTTGCCCGCCTCCTGATACTTCCACCAAGACTCTCACCAGTGTATCTTTCCTTGGGTGTGACGGAACAGATCGAACTTCAAAGAAATGATTCCAAATcgatgagggagatggatAAGACGGCTGCATAGCCGCAATCTGAAAGTAAACACGGTGCAAAGTGACCCTATTTCAGAGATCTCCCAGGACTTTTGTCGAGGCTATTGCAAGCGTTCTGACTCAAGAAACCATACGTAATACCACCCACGTGAATAACTCGTCGATCAATACAAATACTGTACCTACGAAACTCACCGCTCCTCAACGGAACCAAACAAACCCCCCTCTTCTAAGCTTAGCAACCCCTCCCGAGACTCCCTAGCCTGCCGCCCTATCACCATGTCACTTGATGACAAGCGCGAGAGTTTCCTTCCACACAATTACGTGAGCAAGGTTTAAACCGCCGTCAGCCCTGTGCCCTTCGGACGCCGTTTTATCCGTTATCCCGAGTAAACCTTGCTAAGTCCATCCTTGATGCGGATGATTCGGTAGATATTTGAGTTTTTCGGGGATTATCGAGTTTTAGGCCGTGTTATTTCCTCAAGATGGAGGGTTGCGTGAGCTTACACGGCAATCACCAGTATTCGATGGAGTCTGGACCTTGACCAATTTCCTATGTCAGACATGTCAGACACGAGAAAGTGAGTGGCCCTCCAGTATGGCCGATATATAGGAATGGAGAACTGGGGTGACCTGCAGGCCCCATCCTGGCGCTACGGGTTGCATTAACATATAAACGCTTGCTCGTCACAACGTTGCACATCGATGTCCTTCTCTGATCCGAACTGTGAAAGCAagcatcttcttctcaatcGATTATACCAAAATGACTACCTATCAAACACCTCTTGCTGCTCTCTACGCTAGCACAAGGGACTATTCATCCGTGACAGCTCTGAGAATCCCTAACGGAGGGGTGGCAGAGCTGTCTTGGAAGGATATCACCTTCAGTGACTTCACTAAGGACATTGAGGCTTGTGCCAGATACTGGGCCCATGAGTTTCTGGAGAGAGGTATCAAGGAGCGATCTGTCATTGGACTATGGTAAGAACAGCATACCACCGCTTTAGACTGTCTAACTGTTGTGTTAGGCTGAAAGGCTCGTCTTACACGGATCTCGTACACATATGGGGCATCTACCGAGCTGGCTTCATCCCACAGCTCGTCTCTCTGAAGATGACGGATCCATCTGTCGTCTACAATCTCCTCAAGAAGTCACAGGCCGCAGTTCTGATCCATGATGCCAGCTTCCAATCAGTTGTCGCCGACAGCCCTGTGAAGGCCTACCCTGCTGAGGACATTCTCACCTCCAAGTATGACCACTTGCCACTGCCTCACTTGAAGATGTCACCAGAAGCCAAggacatcatcatgatcTATCATACATCGGGTTCGACGTCCGGTATCCCGAAGCTTGTGCCACTGACGGCGAAATGGTTCGACTGTGTCATCAGCAAGACGGCATGTGTCGACGAGATACTTCCTTCCACAAGACCGCAACGGGTCCAAGTTTCCATGTAAGTCTCGTTGAAGGTCCAGCGAGTTCACTGTTCTGACAGGCCTGTAGTGGAAGCTTCAGTCACATTGGCAGTACCATGCtcctcatcgacgccatTTGCCGTGGAAGTTGCTTCGTGCTCCCGACCGAGATACCGTACTCGAATGACGAGCTCCGACAGATAATCGACCAATGCGGACTCACCAGGTTGAACATGTTTCCCGCCTTCTTGTCCAACGTCCTTCACGAAGCACGCCGAGACGCCTCCTTGCTCAAAGCTCTTCAGGGATTGGAGTACATCATGTACGGTGGTTCAGCTCTGGATCCCACAGATGAAGCATGGGCCTGCAGTCAAGGCCTCCATCTAGTCAACGTCTTTGGTTCCACTGAAGTAGGCGTCATGATGATTTCTGAGGACACCACAAACCCATCTTATCTGACGACTCTCCCCGGCTCCACCTATGAGTTTGTGCCGTTGGAGGAGGACACACATATGGATGAGCAGCTGGTTGAACTCGTAGTAGTTCCCGAATCGGCTGATTGTCCAGACGTCTCCTTGCGGAGCTCCGAGGACGGGAAGTTCCATACGGGTGATTTCTTTGTGGAGGTGAAGCCTGGTCAGTTCATGGCCAAGGGACGCAACGATGACTGGAtcaagatggccatggcTCTTCGATGCGATACAGGCTCAATCGAGGCGAACGCCATGGAAACATGTGGAGATGACCTCATTGAtgctgtcgtcgttgtcggtGCTGGACGACCCTCTCCCTCGATGATCGTGGAACTTCGAGAAGGTGCATCGATCGGACCTGAAGAGCACGACGAGGAAATAGGACTCTGGAGGATCAAGAACGAGATTCTGTTCAGGATCAATCCCTTCCACAAACGGAGGTACATGCATGAGCGCATCGATGACGCACGATTTATCTTGATCGTTCCTCGAGGAATACTGCCACGAACGGCAACGAAGGGCAATATCAGGAGGAAACAAGTGGAAGAAATGTTCAAGAGCCGACTTGACAAGGTGTACAAGGAGTGGACGATGCCCAAGGATTCGGTGCAAGGAAACCATTATCTTGTGGTCAACTGAAGATTGGACGCTT
This window of the Fusarium keratoplasticum isolate Fu6.1 chromosome 3, whole genome shotgun sequence genome carries:
- a CDS encoding AMP-binding domain-containing protein, translated to MTTYQTPLAALYASTRDYSSVTALRIPNGGVAELSWKDITFSDFTKDIEACARYWAHEFLERGIKERSVIGLWLKGSSYTDLVHIWGIYRAGFIPQLVSLKMTDPSVVYNLLKKSQAAVLIHDASFQSVVADSPVKAYPAEDILTSKYDHLPLPHLKMSPEAKDIIMIYHTSGSTSGIPKLVPLTAKWFDCVISKTACVDEILPSTRPQRVQVSIGSFSHIGSTMLLIDAICRGSCFVLPTEIPYSNDELRQIIDQCGLTRLNMFPAFLSNVLHEARRDASLLKALQGLEYIMYGGSALDPTDEAWACSQGLHLVNVFGSTEVGVMMISEDTTNPSYLTTLPGSTYEFVPLEEDTHMDEQLVELVVVPESADCPDVSLRSSEDGKFHTGDFFVEVKPGQFMAKGRNDDWIKMAMALRCDTGSIEANAMETCGDDLIDAVVVVGAGRPSPSMIVELREGASIGPEEHDEEIGLWRIKNEILFRINPFHKRRYMHERIDDARFILIVPRGILPRTATKGNIRRKQVEEMFKSRLDKVYKEWTMPKDSVQGNHYLVVN